The proteins below come from a single Panicum hallii strain FIL2 chromosome 7, PHallii_v3.1, whole genome shotgun sequence genomic window:
- the LOC112901303 gene encoding protoporphyrinogen oxidase 2, chloroplastic/mitochondrial, producing MLSSTTTASSASSHPYRPASPRASRPRLRPVLAMAGSDDPRAAPARSVAVVGAGVSGLAAAYRLRKSGVNVTVFEAADRAGGKIRTNSEGGFLWDEGANTMTEGELEASRLIDDLGLQDRQQYPNSQHKRYIVKDGAPALIPSDPISLMKSSVLSTKSKLALFLEPFLYKKSKTRNSGKVSDEHLSESVGSFFERHFGREVVDYLIDPFVAGTSAGDPESLSIRHAFPALWNLERKYGSIIVGAILSKLTAKGDPVKTGSDSSGKRRNRRASFSFHGGMQSLINALHNEVGDDNVKLGTEVLSLACTFDGLPATGGWSISVDSKDAGSKDLVKNQTFDAVIMTAPLSNVQRMKFGKCGAPFVLDFLPKVNYLPLSLMVTAFKKEDVKKPLEGFGVLIPYKEQQKHGLKTLGTLFSSMMFPDRAPDDQYLYTTFVGGSHNRDLAGAPTSILKQLVTSDLKKLLGVEGQPTFVKHIYWRNAFPLYDRDYNSVLEAIEKMEHNLPGFFYAGNNKDGLAVGNVIASGSKAADLAISYLESRTKHNYSH from the exons ATGCTCTCTTCGaccaccaccgcctcctccgcttcCTCACATCCTTATCGCCCCGCCTCCCCGCGCGCCAGCCGGCCCCGCCTCCGCCCCGTCCTCGCGATGGCGGGCTCCGACgacccccgcgccgcgcccgccaGGTCGGTCGCCGTCGTCGGCGCCGGGGTCAG CGGGCTCGCGGCGGCGTACAGGCTGAGGAAGAGCGGCGTGAACGTGACGGTGTTCGAGGCGGCCGACAGGGCGGGTGGGAAGATACGGACCAATTCCGAGGGCGGCTTCCTCTGGGATGAAGGGGCTAACACTATG ACAGAAGGTGAGTTGGAGGCCAGCAGGTTGATTGATGATCTTGGTCTACAAGACAGACAGCAGTAT CCTAACTCCCAACATAAGCGTTACATTGTTAAAGATGGAGCACCAGCACTG ATTCCTTCGGATCCCATTTCGCTAATGAAAAGCAGTGTTCTTTCTACAAAATCAAAG CTTGCATTGTTTCTGGAGCCTTTTCTGTACAAGAAAAGTAAGACAAGAAACTCTGGGAAAGTGTCTGATGAGCATTTAAGTGAGAG TGTTGGGAGCTTCTTTGAACGCCACTTTGGAAGAGAA GTTGTTGACTACCTTATTGATCCATTTGTAGCTGGAACCAGTGCAGGAGATCCGGAGTCATTATCT ATTCGTCATGCATTTCCAGCATTGTGGAATTTGGAAAGAAA ATATGGTTCTATCATTGTTGGTGCTATCTTGTCTAAGCTAACAGCTAAAGGTGACCCAGTAAAGACAGGAAGTGATTCATCAGGGAAAAGAAGGAATAGACGTGCATCATTTTCATTTCATGGTGGAATGCAG TCACTAATAAATGCACTTCACAATGAAGTTGGGGATGATAATGTGAAGCTTGGTACAGAAGTATTGTCATTGGCATGTACCTTTGATGGGCTCCCTGCGACCGGTGGGTGGTCAATTTCTGTTGATTCGAAGGATGCTGGCAGCAAGGATCTTGTTAAAAACCAAACCTTTGATGCTGTAATAATGACA GCTCCATTGTCTAATGTCCAGAGGATGAAGTTTGGAAAATGTGGAGCTCCCTTTGTGCTAGACTTTCTTCCTAAG GTGAATTATCTCCCGCTATCTCTCATGGTGACAGCTTTTAAGAAGGAAGATGTCAAAAAACCTCTGGAAGGATTTGGAGTCTTGATACCCTACAAGGAACAGCAAAAGCATGGTCTGAAAACCCTTG GGACTCTGTTCTCCTCAATGATGTTCCCAGATCGAGCTCCTGATGACCAATATTTGTATACTACATTTGTTGGGGGAAGCCACAATAGAGATCTTGCTGGAGCTCCAAC GTCTATTTTGAAGCAACTTGTGACTTCTGACCTTAAAAAGCTCTTGGGTGTCGAGGGGCAGCCAACTTTTGTGAA GCATATATACTGGAGAAATGCTTTTCCTTTGTATGACCGTGACTACAATTCTGTATTGGAAGCTATAGAGAAGATGGAGCACAATCTTCCAGGGTTCTTCTACGCAG GAAATAACAAGGACGGGCTGGCTGTTGGTAATGTTATAGCTTCAGGAAGCAAGGCTGCTGACCTTGCAATCTCATATCTTGAATCTCGCACCAAGCACAACTATTCACACTGA
- the LOC112898802 gene encoding uncharacterized protein LOC112898802 has translation MADDAFDAATIAKLIGVAVGSGASAAFATGASGWWALKAYREGRFSRGWWRMRVGALGGVRTLKQALAYDCALCRRSLDRREEVRTLSCGHAFHCRRSAKCGNTIDDWLRENRMRCPVCCKIAYPVLPWKAPPTSAPPAPPRSPSTTDLEAQLPLPLALETAPPKRPPPPPPSLWFEDTLRTPSQSE, from the coding sequence ATGGCCGACGACGCCTTCGACGCGGCCACCATCGCGAAGCTCATCGGCGTCGCGGTCGGGAgcggcgcctccgccgccttcGCTACCGGCGCGAGCGGCTGGTGGGCGCTCAAGGCGTACCGCGAGGGCCGGTTCTCGAGGGGCTGGTGGCGGATGCGCGTCGGCGCGCTCGGCGGCGTCAGGACCCTGAAGCAGGCGCTGGCCTACGACTGCGCCCTGTGCCGCCGCAGCCTGGATCGGCGGGAGGAGGTCCGCACGCTCTCCTGCGGCCACGCGTTCCACTGCCGCAGGAGCGCCAAGTGCGGGAACACCATCGACGACTGGCTCCGCGAGAACCGCATGCGCTGCCCGGTCTGCTGCAAGATCGCCTACCCCGTGCTGCCGTGGAAGGCGCCGCCGACATCCGCGCCACCAGCGCCTCCTCGGTCGCCGTCGACGACGGATTTGGAGGCTCAGCTACCGCTGCCGTTGGCGTTGGAAACGGCGCCACCgaagaggccgccgccgccgccgccgtcgctgtgGTTCGAGGATACACTACGGACGCCATCGCAGTCGGAGTAG
- the LOC112900757 gene encoding E3 ubiquitin-protein ligase RNF149-like, which translates to MADDDDVNLGQAVAVVAVGSVSMLVVVGVSFWAMEAYVSGRLARGWRWLRVRALGGVTTLRRELSYNCAMCQYSLAAHEEVRTLSCNHVFHCRESDKCRNVIDRWLVQESMICPICRRIPLPVLPWKARPPLSPAPSGSAEPPMPVSSSGLEENPPPISSPGSEEPSPGLEDPLLQSSQ; encoded by the coding sequence AtggccgacgacgacgacgtcaACCTCGGGCAGGCCGTCGCCGTCGTGGCCGTGGGCAGCGTCTCCATGCTCGTCGTCGTCGGCGTGAGCTTCTGGGCCATGGAGGCCTACGTCAGCGGCCGGCTGGCGAGGGGCTGGCGGTGGCTCCGGGTCAGGGCGCTCGGCGGCGTGACGACCCTGCGGCGGGAGCTGAGCTACAACTGTGCCATGTGCCAGTACAGCTTGGCGGCCCACGAGGAGGTCCGCACCCTCTCCTGCAACCACGTGTTCCACTGCCGCGAGAGCGACAAGTGCAGGAACGTCATCGACAGGTGGCTTGTCCAGGAGAGCATGATCTGCCCCATCTGCCGCAGGATTCCTCTCCCCGTGTTGCCGTGGAAGGCGCGGCCGCCGCTGTCGCCGGCGCCGTCGGGTTCAGCGGAGCCACCAATGCCGGTGTCGTCGTCGGGGTTGGAGGAGAATCCGCCGCCGATATCATCCCCGGGATCGGAGGAGCCGTCGCCGGGGTTGGAGGATCCATTACTGCAGTCATCGCAGTAG
- the LOC112900966 gene encoding ankyrin-3, which yields MAVLLRPAAIAGGRQVWPVAEAEDEAAREAEAASQRLVEAVARGDAREARELLAAGRADVNYAGVVWLRARRVAEAEPREGAAAEARAVHEEIRADVSPLFLAAGNGDVALVRALLAKGADVNGKVFRGYPATAAAREGRAEVAELLVRAGASQPACEEAVVEAALQGQAALAAIFMGSDLVRPRVAVHALVSAAARGFVDVVDTLIKRGADPNATARVLLRSLKPSLHANVDCTALFASIVSRQVAVVRHLLQAGVKRDTKVRLGAWSWDTSTGEELRVGAGLAEPYDAVWCAVEYYESTGSILRLLLQNGYASSTVHLGRTLLHHAILCGSTGAVQTLLASGADSEAPVKTSRSSRARPVHLAARLGQPEILQTLVDKGCDVNVRAEAGDTTAILCSRHKREDCLRVLVAAGADVALLNSAGESAASVASSGGWKSGFDRAVLGAIRSGTIPRSSDRSVFSPLMFAARCGDAATIEVLLAQPEVDVDEQDPDGCSPIMAAAKVGNVEAFRALVFAGANVKLSNKRGETAMGLAQQSKKRDLFEQVMLEFALEKGMPGGFYALHCASRRGDTAAVRHLVSTGCDVNVPDGDGYTPLMLAAREGHAGVCEFLISYGARCDLETPRGETALSLARAALATAAFNKAEDVIMDELGRQAVLQGVRVRKHTKGGRGKPHGKSLRMVAAAGVLRWGGSSRRNVICREAEVGGSSAFQRHRQRKGDAYEPGLFRVVTATGREVHFVCEGGEEAAELWVRGIRAVTRAAFGKRGKE from the exons ATGGCGGTGCTGCTCCGCCCTGCGGCGATCGCCGGTGGCCGGCAGGTGTGGCCcgtggcggaggcggaggacgaGGCGGCGCGCGAGGCGGAGGCCGCGTCGCAGCGgctggtggaggcggtggcgcgcggcgatGCGAGGGAGGCCCGCGAGCTCCtcgcggcggggcgcgcggacGTGAACTATGCCGGGGTGGTGTGGCTCCGGGCGCGGCGCGTCGCGGAGGCGGAGCCCCGggagggcgccgccgccgaggcgcgGGCCGTGCACGAGGAGATCCGCGCCGACGTCTCGCCgctcttcctcgccgccggcaacggGGACGTCGCGCTCGTCCGCGCCCTGCTC GCGAAGGGGGCTGACGTGAACGGGAAGGTGTTCCGGGGCTACCCGGCGACGGCcgcggcgcgggaggggcgcGCGGAGGTGGCGGAGCTGCTGGTGCGCGCGGGCGCGTCGCAGCCGGCCTGCGAGGAGGCCGTCGTGGAGGCGGCGCTGCAGggccaggccgccctcgcggCCATCTTCATGGGCTCCGACCTCGTCCGCCCGCGCGTCGCCGTCCACGCGCTCGTgtccgccgcggcgcgcggcttCGTCGACGTGGTCGACACGCTCATCAAG CGCGGAGCTGATCCAAATGCGACCGCCAGGGTGCTGCTGCGCTCGCTGAAACCATCCCTGCACGCCAACGTCGACTGCACGGCGCTCTTCGCCTCAATCGTGAGCCGCCAAGTCGCGGTGGTCCGCCATCTACTCCAG GCCGGCGTCAAGAGGGACACGAAGGTGAGGCTGGGCGCGTGGTCCTGGGACACGTCCACCGGCGAGGAGCTGCGCGTGGGCGCCGGGCTCGCCGAGCCCTACGACGCCGTCTGGTGCGCCGTGGAGTACTACGAGTCCACGGGCTCCATCCTGCGCTTGCTCCTCCAGAACGGGTACGCGTCGAGCACGGTGCACCTCGGCAGAACGCTCCTCCACCACGCCATCCTCTGTGGCAGCACCGGCGCCGTCCAGACTTTGCTGGCGTCTGGTGCGGACTCCGAAGCTCCTGTGAAGACTTCAAGGAGCAGCAGGGCCAGGCCGGTTCACCTGGCAGCGCGGCTCGGCCAGCCGGAGATCCTGCAGACGTTGGTCGACAAGGGCTGCGACGTGAACGTGAGAGCGGAGGCCGGCGACACCACCGCCATCCTCTGTTCGCGCCACAAACGCGAGGACTGCCTGAGAGTCCTCGTGGCCGCCGGTGCTGACGTCGCGCTGTTGAACTCGGCCGGCGAGTCCGCGGCTTCCGTCGCTTCTTCCGGTGGATGGAAGAGCGGCTTCGACCGTGCTGTTCTTGGCGCGATTCGGTCCGGGACCATCCCGCGTTCGAGCGACCGGAGCGTGTTCTCGCCACTCATGTTCGCCGCGCGGTGCGGTGACGCGGCCACGATTGAGGTGCTGCTCGCTCAGCCGGAGGTGGACGTGGACGAGCAGGACCCGGACGGGTGCTCGCCCATAATGGCTGCCGCCAAGGTGGGCAACGTCGAGGCCTTCCGCGCCCTCGTGTTCGCCGGCGCCAACGTGAAGCTGAGCAACAAGCGCGGGGAGACGGCCATGGGGCTGGCGCAGCAGAGCAAGAAGAGGGACCTCTTTGAGCAGGTCATGCTCGAGTTCGCGCTGGAGAAGGGCATGCCGGGAGGCTTCTACGCGCTGCACTGCGCGTCCCGGCGCGGCGACACCGCGGCGGTGCGGCACCTGGTGAGCACGGGCTGCGACGTCAACGTCCCCGACGGCGACGGGTACACCCCGCTGATGCTCGCGGCCAGGGAAGGCCACGCGGGCGTGTGCGAGTTCCTCATCTCCTACGGCGCCCGCTGCGACCTCGAGACGCCCCGCGGCGAGACGGCGCTCTCCctggcgcgggcggcgctggccaCCGCGGCGTTCAACAAGGCCGAGGACGTGATCATGGACGAGCTGGGCCGGCAGGCGGTCCTCCAGGGCGTGCGCGTCCGGAAGCACACAAAGGGCGGGCGCGGGAAGCCCCACGGCAAGTCGCTGCGGATGGTGGCCGCGGCGGGCGTGCTCCGGTGGGGCGGGTCGAGCCGGCGCAACGTGATCTGCCGGGAGGCCGAGGTCGGCGGCAGCTCGGCGTTCCAGCGGCACCGGCAGAGGAAGGGCGACGCGTACGAGCCGGGGCTGTTCCGCGTGGTGACGGCGACGGGGAGGGAGGTGCACTTCGTGTGCGAGGGCGGCGAGGAGGCCGCGGAGCTGTGGGTGAGGGGCATCAGGGCCGTGACCAGGGCGGCGTTCGGCAAGAGGGGCAAGGAGTGA